The proteins below come from a single Chryseobacterium sp. MA9 genomic window:
- a CDS encoding polysaccharide deacetylase family protein, producing MENSKQIFQTNSKKRWKSVQWGSRIFIFVGILLLLALGLMMTLDRSPKIPFKEDYKAVITANKPYLQENKISKEYKGFRSFISEKTIHTNLDKIQKARAERYKNQNRNWAQFPGGIRSAFYVAWDPQSLMSLKRNIRHVNLVFPEWFFLDPKTGDLKTNVDPEGYKVIKRTGVAAMPMLSNNSDQEFHSEGLVKVLNDPQKRTHLIQKITQQCKKYHFKGINIDFEDMNLNSDENLIAFMKELSETFKKNQLLVTMDIMTDNDDYNIPRLNPYVDYFVLMAYDEYSAGSDAGPVSSQKWIEEQTGKIVKQTSPQKIILGLGAYGYDWSSNKDDNTSVTYMQAITKASASKAVIDFNDNTFNLNYSYTDSKNLTHTVFFNDAASIFNTMRFSSEYPLAGTALWRLGSEDSRVWNFYDKDLTFGGLSKLNLKTLENVKGQTMVDYIGDGEVLDVLNTPHDGKIALEIDPKEKIITDENYITYPSSYEVKKYGSAPQKELVLTFDDGPDETYTPQILDVLSKYHVPAAFFLVGLNAEKNLPLVKRIYREGHEIGNHTFTHENVAKVSPERALLELKLTRLLIECVTGHSTILFRAPYNADSEPTTSEEIIPVALARQQNYLDIGENIDPEDWQPGIKADEIVKRVMAGLKLQRGNIILLHDAGGDTREETVKALKILIPTLQKQGYHFTNLTSILHKTRSELMPEVPKTKSYYIMQLNLVLATVIYGISHFLVALFTIFIVLGLIRLLLMAYWAFKERKKEKKLGGFPVLESYPKVSIIVPAYNEEVNIVSSLQNLLKQTYPNFNIIMVDDGSKDSTYEKALEAFPDHPKLKIFTKRNGGKATALNFGISETEAEYVVCIDADTKLQQDAVKYLIARFLNSNPEEKIAAVAGNVKVGNRVNWLTRWQAIEYTTSQNFDRLAYANINAITVIPGAIGAFKRSVIMETGGYSSDTLAEDCDITVKILKAGYTVANENRAVAVTEAPETASQFLKQRFRWTYGIMQMFWKQRQTFLNPKYKGLGLWAMPNILLFQYIIPFLSPLADVIMFFGILSGNGDKIFTYYLIFLLVDASLALVAFIMQREKLINLLYIIPQRFGYRWLMYIVLFKSLRKALKGEMQSWGFLKRTGNVKEIATS from the coding sequence GTGGAAAATTCCAAACAGATTTTTCAGACCAACAGTAAGAAACGCTGGAAAAGTGTACAATGGGGAAGCCGTATTTTTATCTTTGTAGGAATACTGCTTTTGCTTGCTTTGGGGCTGATGATGACCCTGGACAGAAGTCCTAAAATTCCTTTTAAAGAAGATTATAAAGCTGTAATTACTGCTAATAAACCGTATCTTCAGGAGAACAAAATTTCCAAAGAATATAAAGGCTTCAGAAGCTTTATCTCGGAAAAGACAATCCATACCAACCTCGATAAAATTCAGAAGGCGAGAGCAGAAAGATATAAAAATCAGAACAGAAACTGGGCTCAGTTTCCAGGGGGAATCCGGTCTGCATTTTATGTGGCATGGGATCCTCAGTCTCTGATGTCTCTGAAACGAAATATCAGACACGTTAATCTGGTTTTCCCGGAATGGTTTTTCCTTGATCCCAAAACAGGTGATCTGAAAACCAATGTAGATCCGGAAGGATACAAAGTGATCAAAAGAACAGGAGTTGCCGCAATGCCAATGTTGAGTAACAACTCTGATCAGGAATTTCATTCAGAAGGATTAGTGAAAGTACTCAATGATCCTCAGAAAAGAACACATCTGATCCAAAAAATTACCCAGCAGTGTAAAAAATATCATTTCAAAGGAATTAATATTGACTTTGAGGACATGAACCTGAATTCTGATGAAAACCTGATTGCCTTTATGAAAGAACTTTCAGAAACTTTCAAAAAGAACCAGCTGCTGGTAACGATGGATATCATGACGGATAATGATGATTACAACATCCCCAGATTGAATCCTTATGTAGATTACTTCGTGCTGATGGCTTATGACGAATATTCTGCAGGAAGTGATGCCGGTCCGGTTTCTTCTCAAAAATGGATAGAAGAACAGACAGGAAAAATCGTAAAACAAACCTCTCCGCAAAAAATTATACTTGGCTTGGGAGCTTATGGATACGATTGGAGCTCCAATAAAGATGATAACACCTCTGTTACCTACATGCAGGCGATTACGAAAGCCAGTGCCAGCAAAGCCGTAATTGATTTTAATGACAATACTTTTAATTTAAATTATTCCTATACAGATTCTAAAAACCTCACTCATACCGTATTTTTCAATGATGCGGCTTCCATTTTCAATACAATGCGTTTTTCCTCAGAATATCCATTGGCGGGAACTGCACTCTGGAGACTGGGGAGTGAAGACAGCAGAGTCTGGAATTTCTATGATAAAGACCTTACGTTTGGCGGTCTTTCCAAACTGAACTTGAAAACCCTTGAAAATGTAAAAGGGCAGACGATGGTAGACTACATCGGAGACGGAGAAGTGCTGGATGTTCTGAATACACCTCATGATGGAAAAATAGCACTGGAAATTGATCCGAAAGAAAAAATAATCACAGATGAAAATTATATTACCTATCCAAGTTCTTACGAAGTAAAAAAATACGGAAGTGCTCCACAAAAAGAACTGGTGCTTACTTTTGATGACGGTCCGGACGAAACATATACTCCACAGATACTGGATGTGCTGTCTAAATACCATGTTCCGGCAGCTTTCTTTTTAGTAGGATTAAATGCAGAAAAGAATCTTCCGCTTGTTAAACGCATTTACCGTGAAGGACATGAGATCGGAAACCATACCTTCACCCATGAAAATGTAGCGAAAGTAAGTCCAGAAAGAGCCCTGCTGGAACTGAAACTGACAAGATTACTGATAGAATGCGTGACAGGGCACAGCACGATTCTGTTCAGAGCTCCATATAACGCAGACTCTGAGCCTACCACTTCGGAAGAGATTATCCCGGTAGCATTGGCAAGACAGCAAAATTATCTGGATATAGGGGAAAACATTGACCCTGAGGACTGGCAGCCGGGAATAAAAGCAGATGAAATTGTAAAACGTGTGATGGCCGGGCTCAAACTGCAGAGAGGGAATATCATCCTTCTTCATGATGCGGGCGGAGATACCAGAGAAGAAACAGTGAAAGCTTTAAAAATCCTGATCCCTACGCTTCAGAAACAGGGCTATCATTTTACAAATCTGACCAGTATTCTGCATAAAACCAGAAGCGAGCTGATGCCTGAGGTTCCGAAAACAAAGTCGTATTACATTATGCAGCTTAACCTTGTACTGGCCACCGTTATTTATGGAATAAGCCATTTTCTGGTTGCATTATTTACCATTTTTATCGTGTTAGGATTAATCAGACTGTTGTTGATGGCGTACTGGGCTTTTAAAGAAAGAAAAAAAGAAAAAAAACTGGGAGGATTTCCGGTTCTGGAATCCTATCCGAAAGTTTCCATTATTGTGCCTGCTTATAATGAAGAAGTGAATATTGTTTCTTCACTGCAGAATCTGTTGAAGCAGACCTATCCGAATTTTAACATCATTATGGTAGATGACGGAAGTAAGGATTCTACTTATGAAAAAGCATTGGAAGCATTCCCGGATCATCCGAAACTGAAAATTTTCACCAAAAGAAACGGTGGGAAAGCCACAGCTTTAAACTTCGGAATCTCAGAAACTGAAGCAGAATATGTAGTATGTATTGATGCTGATACCAAACTGCAGCAGGATGCTGTAAAATACCTGATTGCAAGATTTTTGAACTCAAATCCGGAAGAAAAAATTGCAGCCGTAGCAGGAAATGTGAAAGTAGGGAACAGAGTAAACTGGCTCACCAGATGGCAGGCTATAGAATATACAACAAGTCAGAATTTTGACAGACTGGCATACGCGAATATCAATGCGATTACTGTCATTCCGGGCGCTATCGGGGCATTCAAAAGATCTGTGATCATGGAAACCGGAGGCTATTCATCTGATACTTTAGCAGAAGATTGTGACATAACCGTGAAGATTTTAAAAGCAGGATATACGGTTGCCAATGAAAACAGAGCTGTTGCAGTTACTGAAGCTCCGGAAACTGCAAGCCAGTTTTTAAAACAGCGTTTCCGCTGGACATACGGGATTATGCAGATGTTCTGGAAACAGAGACAGACTTTCCTTAACCCCAAATATAAAGGATTGGGACTTTGGGCAATGCCGAATATTTTATTATTCCAATATATCATACCATTTCTCTCGCCATTGGCGGACGTGATTATGTTCTTTGGAATTCTATCCGGAAACGGAGATAAGATATTTACTTATTACCTGATTTTTCTTCTGGTGGACGCTTCCTTAGCTTTAGTGGCATTCATCATGCAGCGCGAAAAATTAATCAACCTGTTGTATATTATTCCGCAGAGATTCGGGTATAGATGGCTGATGTATATTGTATTGTTTAAAAGTTTAAGAAAAGCATTGAAAGGCGAAATGCAGTCCTGGGGATTTCTGAAAAGAACAGGGAATGTAAAAGAGATAGCAACTTCTTAA